The Longimicrobium sp. DNA window CCGGCGTAGAAGGCGCAGGCGGCGCCCCCCGCGTCGGCCCGGGCGGTGAGCGAGCGGCGGATGCGCACGCCGGGCGGGCGGGCGGTGATCTCCAGCGCCCCCTCGGCGGCGATCTGGCGGAAGAGCCGGCGGGCGGCCTTGCGCGCCGAGCGCTGCGCCAGCACCGGGGGCATGAAGCGCACCATGCGCCGGAACCCGGGCGAGCGCTCCATCCAGGCGTGGCGCGCCACCCGCCGGCCCGCCTCCTCGAAGATCTCGTCGCAGTCGGGGCGGCGGATCACCAGCCGGATCAGGTCGGCCACCACCTCGGCGCTCTGCAGCCGCTTGCGCTTGACCTCCTCGCGGAAGCGGTGGATCTGCGTGTAGATCACGTCGCTGAGGCCCAGCCGCCGCGGCATGCTGAGCGCCACGTCCTCGCCCTCCAGGTACTCCTCCGGGCGGTCCATGTCGCGCATGGTCTCCAGGAGGATGAGGGGGAAGACCGGGGTCACGCTGGGAGCACCGGCGTTCGCCCCGCGGGCGGCGTCGTTCGGCATGGTTCGGAGAGGTGCGGCGATGGGTGGCCCCGCGGATCGGAAGCGCCCAATCTCGCCCCGCGCCCCGCGTCTGGCAAGTGCGTGGCGCGCGGGTGATTGCGGGCGGCCGGAATGCGTCTTGCACCCCCGGCGGGTCCGAGCGATGTACCGAGATCCTGAACGCCGAACGCCCGGGAGGATGCGTGGCTCCGAA harbors:
- a CDS encoding 4-vinyl reductase, which encodes MPNDAARGANAGAPSVTPVFPLILLETMRDMDRPEEYLEGEDVALSMPRRLGLSDVIYTQIHRFREEVKRKRLQSAEVVADLIRLVIRRPDCDEIFEEAGRRVARHAWMERSPGFRRMVRFMPPVLAQRSARKAARRLFRQIAAEGALEITARPPGVRIRRSLTARADAGGAACAFYAGALSELMTEYMGRKHAAQHPKCETRGAEACEWVALVVS